The following proteins are encoded in a genomic region of Pseudomonas sp. Os17:
- a CDS encoding DUF5924 family protein, which yields MPNLTLYIQRVLELIKRYPGVIALGGFISGVGSFILVDRQQSLASWIAVILLVSWLWLMLENSLTQLFTKVFKREIPQPLLRYATQMIHQESLFFVLPFFFITTSWNSGQLVFTGLLGAAALISITDPLYYKWLAPRRWLFLALHTLTLFAALLTALPLILHLTTAQSFKLALGIAMLLSFPSLASILPIRSLRSALAVLCITLAIGSTGWLLRSWVPPATLWLTEDAISTQLQDRTPGDSLEQVSSRQVRSDGLYAYTAINAPRGLDERIYHVWQFNGNEVDRIALDIHGGRKEGYRAWSHKQNFPANPAGNWQVRVITEDGQVIGVLRFEITDPDQDAAKSGEAK from the coding sequence ATGCCTAACCTGACCCTCTATATTCAGCGCGTTCTGGAACTGATCAAGCGCTACCCGGGGGTCATTGCGCTCGGCGGTTTCATCTCCGGAGTCGGCAGCTTCATCCTGGTGGACCGACAGCAGAGCCTGGCCTCGTGGATCGCCGTGATCCTGCTGGTGAGCTGGCTCTGGCTGATGCTGGAAAACAGCCTGACCCAACTGTTCACCAAGGTCTTCAAGCGCGAGATCCCCCAGCCGCTGCTGCGTTACGCCACGCAGATGATCCATCAGGAAAGCCTGTTCTTCGTCCTGCCGTTCTTCTTCATCACCACCAGCTGGAACAGCGGCCAACTGGTGTTCACCGGCTTGCTGGGGGCGGCAGCACTGATCTCCATCACCGACCCGCTGTACTACAAATGGCTGGCCCCGCGGCGCTGGCTGTTCCTCGCCCTGCACACCCTGACGCTGTTCGCCGCACTGCTCACCGCGCTGCCGTTGATCCTGCACCTGACCACGGCCCAGAGCTTCAAGCTGGCCCTGGGCATCGCCATGCTCCTGTCCTTCCCCAGCCTGGCGTCGATCCTGCCGATCCGCAGCCTGCGCAGTGCCCTGGCGGTGCTGTGCATCACCCTGGCCATCGGCAGCACCGGCTGGCTGCTGCGCTCCTGGGTGCCGCCGGCCACCCTGTGGCTGACCGAGGACGCCATCAGCACCCAGCTTCAGGACCGCACGCCGGGAGACAGCCTGGAACAGGTCAGCAGCCGCCAGGTGCGCAGCGACGGCTTGTACGCCTACACCGCGATCAACGCTCCCCGGGGCCTGGACGAGCGCATCTATCACGTCTGGCAGTTCAACGGCAACGAAGTGGACCGCATCGCCCTGGATATCCACGGCGGGCGCAAGGAGGGCTACCGCGCCTGGTCCCACAAGCAGAATTTCCCGGCCAACCCGGCGGGCAACTGGCAGGTGCGGGTCATCACCGAGGACGGGCAGGTGATCGGCGTGCTGCGTTTCGAGATCACCGATCCAGATCAAGATGCGGCCAAGAGCGGCGAGGCAAAGTAA